A window of the Deinococcus gobiensis I-0 genome harbors these coding sequences:
- a CDS encoding LysE family transporter yields MNVLLAVAALHLVVLVVPGPDVLLVSRAALARSRRAALLAGLGVCLGIACWAGLALLGINFLFAQFPWIHGVIKVAGGLYLLWMGLNLWRSAGHGEAEAGAQSPAVAHSDWANLRAGFLTNIANPKAAVFFGSVFSSVLGAHTTPGLKLAVFGVVVSLSLAWFVLVACGMSTRPVQAAYLRARKGIDRVAGTLMLGFGGLLLASRE; encoded by the coding sequence ATGAACGTGCTGCTGGCGGTGGCGGCGCTGCATCTGGTGGTGCTCGTCGTGCCGGGGCCGGACGTGCTGCTGGTCAGCCGCGCCGCCCTGGCCCGGTCGCGCCGCGCGGCCCTGCTCGCGGGCCTGGGCGTGTGCCTGGGCATCGCCTGCTGGGCGGGGCTGGCGCTGCTGGGCATCAATTTCCTGTTCGCGCAGTTTCCCTGGATTCACGGCGTCATCAAGGTGGCGGGGGGGCTGTACCTGCTGTGGATGGGCCTGAACCTCTGGCGCAGCGCCGGGCACGGCGAGGCCGAGGCGGGGGCGCAGTCGCCCGCCGTGGCCCACAGTGACTGGGCCAACCTGCGCGCGGGCTTCCTGACGAACATCGCCAACCCCAAGGCGGCGGTGTTCTTCGGCAGCGTGTTTTCCAGCGTGCTGGGCGCGCACACCACCCCCGGCCTCAAGCTGGCGGTGTTCGGCGTGGTCGTCTCGCTCAGCCTCGCGTGGTTCGTGCTGGTGGCCTGCGGCATGTCCACCCGGCCGGTGCAGGCCGCCTACCTGCGCGCCCGCAAGGGCATTGACCGGGTGGCCGGCACGCTGATGCTGGGCTTCGGCGGCCTGCTGCTGGCCTCGCGCGAGTAG
- a CDS encoding 3-isopropylmalate dehydratase small subunit, with translation MPTVHVFARDHINTDEIIPARHLTTDVEAELAPYAMEDYDKGFVKRVQKGDIIVAGADFGCGSSREHAVWALRGAGVAAVIAPNFARIYYRNSINNGFLALECEGIVEAFQDGDPADLDLAGGTITNTRTGQSLTFVPVPQFALDVQRAGGWLEYMKANDEAALEAERLDTASTSAGHGHAGTPLGDDAAKEDGPRETHHA, from the coding sequence ATGCCCACTGTCCACGTGTTCGCCCGTGACCACATCAACACCGACGAGATCATTCCTGCCCGGCACCTGACCACCGATGTGGAGGCCGAACTGGCCCCCTACGCGATGGAGGACTACGACAAGGGCTTCGTGAAGCGCGTGCAGAAGGGCGACATCATCGTCGCCGGGGCCGACTTCGGCTGTGGCAGCAGCCGCGAGCACGCCGTCTGGGCGCTGCGCGGCGCGGGCGTGGCGGCCGTCATCGCGCCCAACTTCGCGCGCATCTACTACCGCAACTCCATCAACAACGGCTTTCTGGCGCTGGAATGCGAGGGCATCGTCGAGGCCTTCCAGGACGGCGACCCGGCCGATCTGGACCTCGCGGGCGGCACCATCACCAACACGCGCACCGGCCAGAGCCTGACCTTCGTGCCGGTGCCGCAGTTCGCGCTGGACGTGCAGCGGGCGGGCGGCTGGCTGGAATACATGAAGGCCAACGACGAGGCGGCGCTGGAAGCCGAGCGTCTGGACACGGCCAGCACCTCGGCCGGGCACGGGCACGCGGGCACGCCGCTGGGCGACGACGCCGCCAAGGAAGACGGCCCCAGGGAGACGCACCATGCCTAA
- the leuB gene encoding 3-isopropylmalate dehydrogenase: protein MPKIVTLPGDGIGPEVTAAAVAVLREVAPDVTIEEHAIGGGAYEAHGEPFPAATRDALKDADAVLLGTVGGAHDSPWNKLPRPLRPESGLLSLRKALGCYANLRPVRVQPGLEHLSPLKPELARGVDILIVRELLGGIYFDGDRKIEGDTAYNTMRYTTPEVERVADMAFWAAEQRKGRVTSVDKANVLEVSELWRRDVQALRDRKYRGVHLNHEYVDSVAMLIVSDPGRYDVIVTENLFGDILSDLAAVIPGSLGLMPSASLGDGPGLFEPIHGSAPDIAGKGIANPAAAIMSVGMLLRHGLSRSDAANAVDRAVALALRAHPTRDLGGTADTQTFTRAVLDAMETPAVG from the coding sequence ATGCCTAAGATCGTGACCCTGCCGGGCGACGGCATCGGGCCCGAGGTGACGGCGGCGGCGGTGGCCGTGCTGCGCGAGGTGGCCCCCGACGTGACCATCGAGGAACACGCCATCGGCGGCGGGGCCTACGAGGCGCACGGCGAGCCCTTTCCGGCCGCGACCCGCGACGCCCTGAAGGACGCCGACGCCGTGCTGCTGGGCACCGTGGGCGGCGCGCACGACTCGCCCTGGAACAAGCTGCCCCGGCCCCTGCGCCCCGAGTCCGGGTTGCTGTCCCTGCGCAAGGCGCTGGGCTGCTACGCCAACCTGCGTCCCGTGCGCGTGCAGCCGGGCCTAGAGCACCTCTCGCCCCTCAAGCCCGAGCTGGCGCGCGGCGTGGACATCCTCATCGTGCGCGAGCTGCTGGGCGGCATCTATTTCGACGGCGACCGCAAGATCGAGGGCGACACGGCCTACAACACCATGCGCTACACGACCCCCGAGGTCGAGCGCGTGGCGGATATGGCCTTCTGGGCCGCCGAGCAGAGAAAAGGCCGCGTGACCAGCGTGGACAAGGCCAACGTGCTCGAAGTGAGCGAGCTGTGGCGCCGTGACGTGCAGGCCCTGCGCGACCGCAAGTACCGGGGCGTCCACCTGAACCACGAGTACGTGGACAGCGTGGCCATGCTCATCGTCTCGGACCCGGGCCGCTACGACGTGATCGTCACCGAGAACCTGTTCGGGGACATCCTCTCGGACCTCGCCGCCGTGATTCCGGGCAGCCTGGGCCTGATGCCCTCGGCGTCGCTGGGCGACGGCCCCGGCCTCTTCGAGCCGATCCACGGCAGCGCGCCCGACATCGCGGGCAAGGGAATCGCCAACCCCGCCGCCGCCATCATGAGCGTGGGGATGCTGCTGCGCCACGGCCTCTCGCGCAGCGACGCCGCCAACGCGGTGGACCGCGCCGTGGCCCTCGCCCTGCGCGCCCACCCCACCCGCGACCTGGGCGGCACGGCCGACACCCAGACCTTCACCCGCGCCGTGCTGGACGCGATGGAAACGCCCGCCGTAGGCTGA
- a CDS encoding 3-isopropylmalate dehydratase large subunit gives MGMTIAEKILAAHSGHDHVVPGQLIECATDWVLCHEITTPAALRMLEERGMDKVFDPSRIVAVPDHSVPAMNIKAAKMYQKLKSWVQEKGVKHFFDVGRGGIAHVVLENTGLVNPGQTLVSGDSHTCNAGALGMFATGVGSTDLAGAIYAGKVWFKIPETMLIRVTGEMQPGVTPKDIVLEVIKRIGADGANYMVMEWVGDTIDRMDMEGRFTLTNMAIEAGGKTGIVGVDDTTRQYLRDRGVEPGSYTEYASDPDAKYKVVVEIDAAAVEPTVAYPHIPSNGRVAGSDRIAVTHAYVGSCTNGRIGDLRDVARILKGRKVADGVQMIVVPATQAIWKQAAQEGLMEIFVDAGASVSYPSCGACLGMHSGVLGPDDVCISSSNRNFVGRMGDPSAQIYLASPATVAASAVAGFISDPREYNAPAPGTEAAD, from the coding sequence ATGGGAATGACGATTGCCGAGAAGATTCTGGCGGCCCACAGCGGCCACGACCACGTGGTGCCGGGCCAGCTCATCGAGTGCGCCACCGACTGGGTGCTGTGCCACGAGATCACCACCCCCGCCGCGCTGCGCATGCTCGAAGAGCGCGGCATGGACAAGGTCTTCGACCCCTCGCGCATCGTGGCGGTGCCCGACCACAGCGTGCCGGCCATGAACATCAAGGCCGCCAAGATGTACCAGAAGCTCAAGTCCTGGGTGCAGGAAAAGGGCGTCAAGCACTTCTTCGACGTGGGGCGCGGCGGCATCGCGCACGTCGTGCTGGAGAATACCGGCCTGGTCAACCCCGGGCAGACCCTGGTATCGGGCGACTCGCACACCTGTAACGCGGGCGCGCTGGGCATGTTCGCCACGGGCGTCGGCAGCACCGACCTCGCGGGCGCGATCTACGCCGGCAAGGTCTGGTTCAAGATTCCCGAGACCATGCTCATCCGCGTGACCGGCGAAATGCAGCCGGGCGTGACCCCCAAGGACATCGTGCTGGAGGTCATCAAGCGCATCGGGGCCGACGGCGCGAACTACATGGTCATGGAGTGGGTGGGCGACACCATCGACCGCATGGACATGGAGGGCCGTTTCACCCTGACGAACATGGCCATCGAGGCGGGCGGCAAGACCGGCATCGTGGGCGTGGACGACACCACCCGCCAGTATCTGCGTGACCGCGGCGTCGAGCCGGGCAGCTACACCGAGTACGCCTCGGACCCCGACGCGAAGTACAAGGTGGTCGTCGAGATCGACGCCGCCGCCGTCGAGCCGACCGTCGCCTACCCCCACATCCCCAGCAACGGGCGCGTGGCGGGCAGCGACCGCATCGCCGTGACGCACGCCTACGTGGGCAGCTGCACCAACGGCCGCATCGGCGACCTGCGCGACGTGGCCCGCATCCTCAAGGGCCGCAAGGTCGCCGACGGCGTGCAGATGATCGTGGTGCCCGCCACCCAGGCCATCTGGAAGCAGGCGGCGCAGGAAGGCCTCATGGAGATCTTCGTGGACGCCGGGGCCAGCGTCAGCTACCCGTCCTGCGGGGCCTGCCTGGGTATGCACTCGGGCGTGCTGGGGCCGGACGACGTGTGCATCAGCTCCTCCAACCGCAACTTCGTGGGCCGCATGGGCGACCCCAGCGCGCAGATCTATCTCGCCAGCCCGGCGACGGTGGCGGCGAGCGCGGTCGCGGGCTTCATCAGCGACCCGCGCGAGTACAACGCGCCTGCTCCCGGCACCGAGGCGGCCGACTGA